In Penaeus monodon isolate SGIC_2016 unplaced genomic scaffold, NSTDA_Pmon_1 PmonScaffold_291, whole genome shotgun sequence, one genomic interval encodes:
- the LOC119570489 gene encoding uncharacterized mitochondrial protein AtMg00860-like, producing the protein MPRLDETIDRLAGTHWFTVLDAKSAYWTVEHLDETMGLLGKAGFRLNQKKCKFAVRTFMFLGHLITPSGVLPDPDKVKAILQMTAPQIVKQVCQFLGATGFFRKHVKDYAAVAAPLSSLLKKQATFHWGPIQQAAFEVLKLKLASEPILKQPDFDRPFEVHWCLLNPKR; encoded by the exons ATGCCTAGGCTTGATGAAACTATAGACAGACTAGCCGGTACTCATTGGTTCACTGTTTTAGATGCCAAATCTGCTTATTGGACAGTGGAG CATCTTGATGAAACCATGGGTCTGTTAGGTAAGGCTGGATTCAGGCTCAATCAGAAAAAGTGTAAATTTGCAGTGAGAACCTTCATGTTTTTAGGTCATTTAATAACCCCAAGTGGAGTCCTTCCAGATCCAGATAAAGTGAAGGCCATTTTGCAAATGACAGCCCCACAGATCGTGAAGCAAGTATGCCAGTTCCTGGGAGCAACTGGCTTCTTCAGGAAACATGTCAAAGATTACGCTGCTGTCGCTGCTCCTTTATCATCACTGCTGAAGAAACAGGCAACATTCCACTGGGGACCAATACAGCAAGCAGCTTTTGAAGTTTTAAAACTCAAATTGGCTTCAGAACCAATCCTCAAACAGCCTGATTTTGATCGTCCCTTTGAGGTACATTGGTGCCTGCTTAATCCAAAGAGATGA